A genomic segment from Glycine soja cultivar W05 chromosome 18, ASM419377v2, whole genome shotgun sequence encodes:
- the LOC114397284 gene encoding protein MAIN-LIKE 1-like, translated as MCSVDAGDRGAISAFVERWHKETSSFHLPIRELTITLDDVASLFHLLIIDIFHSFEPLHVDEAIIMLVELLEVSGEEARAETAQCHGAYVLLLWLRDIYQRRCESRQWILATRVYLLHLVGCTLFANKSATHVHIVLDAFRDLAQSGSYAWGAVVLCWIYEHFPSVHDSVTDDDYDETSPRACQWLTMKAYMKGLTASPYRTRINALMITYGELRWGPIVVTLRSERVVTHFGYIQTIPPPPISATLSYEDIDDRWMHYSDHLTAAG; from the exons ATGTGTTCAGTAGATGCTGGCGATCGGGGAGCTATATCCGCTTTTGTCGAGAGGTGGCACAAGGAGACTAGCAGCTTCCATCTTCCAATAAGAGAGTTGACCATCACACTGGATGATGTGGCGTCACTCTTCCATCTTCTGATCATAGACATCTTCCACAGCTTTGAGCCTCTACATGTGGATGAGGCGATCATCATGTTGGTGGAGTTGCTAGAAGTCTCGGGTGAGGAGGCTAGAGCTGAGACTGCACAATGTCATGGGGCATATGTACTCTTGTTGTGGCTACGGGATATCTATCAGAGGAGATGCGAGAGCCGACAGTGGATACTTGCAACTCGTGTGTATCTCCTACACTTGgttggttgcactctttttgctaacaagagtgcaacacatGTTCATATAGTTTTGGACGCTTTTCGAGACTTGGCTCAGAGTGGGAGCTATGCCTGGGGAGCTGTTGTGCTG TGTTGGATATATGAGCACTTTCCTAGTGTTCATGACAGCGTGACTGATGATGACTATGATGAGACGTCACCACGTGCCTGCCAATGGCTTACTATGAAGGCTTATATGAAGGGATTAACAGCATCGCCATACCGGACCCGTATAAATGCACTGATGATCACTTAC GGTGAGCTTAGATGGGGTCCCATTGTGGTCACACTTCGATCAGAGAGGGTGGTGACACATTTTGGCTACATTCAGACCATCCCTCCACCGCCTATTAGTGCCACCTTGTCATATGAGGATATCGACGACAGGTGGATGCATTACTCGGACCATCTAACAGCTGCGGGATAG